One stretch of Paraburkholderia fungorum DNA includes these proteins:
- a CDS encoding YihY family inner membrane protein: MLSRVRFDLDTLKRLARFAAQRISEDRIPQVAGSLTFTAMLALVPLATVAFALFTAFPIFSSFQQSLQFFLADHLMPEQLNSQIFKYLNQFASKAKGLTTIGMILLFLTAVMTMMTVESAFNVIWRVRKARPIAQRILVYWAIITLGPLLIGVSLSISSYVFTQSMTFTAAQRMTPVIEWALTGAALPLTAVAFTILYVYLPNCRVQWRDAVIGGVTAAIAFELAKRGFGYYVRRIPTYTAVYGAFAAVPLFLLWMYLCWFITLAGAMIASALPAIRIGQFHRPTFEGSNLFDSLELLARLSEARDAGKRGYTMPELARMLRRDMDITVNLLQKLEEIEWIARLEEDGARPHFLLLANPAQITVEQLFDLFIVDRAELQYQLELESTRVDSGTLLTALDNDRLKVTLAALLAARATARAARTGESEPAETTMPHQTA; encoded by the coding sequence TTGTTGTCCAGGGTGCGTTTTGATCTTGACACGCTCAAACGGCTCGCGCGGTTTGCTGCGCAGCGTATTAGCGAAGACCGCATTCCGCAGGTGGCCGGCAGTCTCACGTTCACAGCAATGCTCGCGCTCGTGCCACTTGCCACGGTGGCGTTCGCGCTGTTCACCGCCTTCCCGATTTTCAGCTCCTTCCAACAGTCGCTGCAGTTTTTTCTCGCCGACCATCTGATGCCGGAGCAGCTGAACAGTCAGATTTTCAAATATCTGAACCAGTTTGCGTCGAAGGCGAAAGGGCTGACCACGATCGGCATGATCCTGCTGTTTCTCACGGCAGTGATGACCATGATGACCGTCGAGTCCGCGTTCAATGTGATCTGGCGGGTGCGCAAGGCGCGGCCCATCGCGCAGCGCATTCTCGTGTACTGGGCAATCATCACGCTGGGTCCGCTGCTGATCGGCGTGAGTCTGTCGATTTCCTCGTACGTGTTCACGCAATCCATGACGTTCACGGCGGCGCAGCGCATGACGCCGGTCATCGAGTGGGCGCTCACAGGCGCGGCGCTTCCGCTTACCGCGGTGGCTTTCACGATTCTTTATGTGTATCTGCCGAACTGCCGGGTGCAGTGGCGTGATGCGGTAATCGGCGGCGTTACCGCAGCGATCGCTTTCGAGTTGGCGAAGCGCGGTTTCGGCTATTACGTGCGGCGTATTCCGACTTATACGGCGGTGTACGGTGCGTTCGCCGCCGTCCCGTTGTTCCTGTTGTGGATGTATCTGTGCTGGTTCATTACGCTGGCGGGCGCGATGATCGCATCGGCATTGCCGGCTATTCGCATCGGTCAGTTTCATCGGCCCACGTTCGAGGGCAGCAATCTGTTCGATTCGCTCGAATTGCTCGCGCGGCTCTCGGAAGCGCGCGACGCCGGCAAGCGCGGCTACACGATGCCCGAGCTTGCGCGCATGCTTCGCCGCGATATGGACATCACGGTGAATCTGCTGCAGAAACTCGAGGAGATCGAATGGATCGCGCGTCTGGAAGAAGACGGCGCACGTCCGCATTTTCTGTTGCTGGCGAATCCGGCGCAGATCACGGTGGAACAGTTGTTCGACCTGTTCATCGTCGATCGCGCAGAGCTTCAGTATCAGCTCGAACTCGAATCGACACGGGTGGATAGCGGGACGCTTTTAACCGCGCTCGACAACGACAGGTTGAAGGTGACGCTGGCCGCGTTACTGGCGGCGCGCGCGACGGCTCGCGCGGCACGCACTGGCGAAAGTGAACCCGCTGAAACTACGATGCCGCATCAAACGGCGTGA
- a CDS encoding tetratricopeptide repeat protein: MSNLNADDQVACRLAALHARASSPDATAAEFLAFGLLAVQRAGRDKNRQREALAALVRAYQLDPACEPSLLSTIAQTAFVVRDWALLDSATGILLDHNAGDVNALVWRAATVQQRNDFDSAEDLLREAARVAPGNHVVLHKLALCVKEQARFAEAEALLNHVLSISPDNAHALFDLSELEIRSARFAQGWQHYESRTAFADDLNNAQTALAAISAHWQGESLAGKTLVVYGEQGNGDCLWAVRFLPLLAERARREGGRVIFGHDGPLRHLFERILPADLPIETSLETRPDFHCGLMSLPLRLGIVDSTGWGAPYLQADSALVQTWRERVDAHMAATCGGNRKVGLVWNGNPEHIRDMRRSVPIGQLEPLLDVPGVSYFALSPGRGETVAQWRAKGLDVVDMTGHFRAGFDDVATLLANLDLVVTIDSGPAHLAGALGVPTCLMIDHVSAWFWGDDSARTAWYDSIEVFRQPRIGDWMPVVAKVRKKIEALTRG, translated from the coding sequence ATGTCCAATCTGAATGCCGATGACCAGGTGGCGTGCCGCCTGGCGGCGTTGCACGCGCGTGCGTCGTCGCCGGATGCTACGGCGGCTGAGTTTTTAGCCTTCGGTCTGCTGGCGGTGCAACGCGCGGGGCGTGACAAAAACCGTCAACGCGAGGCACTCGCTGCGCTAGTGCGCGCTTATCAACTCGATCCCGCCTGCGAACCGTCACTGCTCAGCACGATTGCGCAGACGGCGTTTGTCGTGCGCGACTGGGCGCTGCTCGATTCCGCGACCGGGATTCTGCTCGACCATAACGCCGGGGACGTCAACGCGCTGGTCTGGCGCGCGGCCACGGTCCAGCAGCGCAACGACTTCGACTCCGCCGAGGATCTGCTGCGGGAAGCGGCGCGCGTCGCGCCCGGCAATCATGTGGTACTTCACAAGCTGGCTTTGTGCGTCAAGGAACAGGCACGTTTCGCCGAAGCCGAGGCGTTGCTCAACCACGTGCTGTCCATCTCGCCGGATAACGCCCATGCGTTGTTCGATCTGTCCGAACTCGAAATTCGCAGTGCACGTTTTGCTCAAGGCTGGCAGCACTACGAGTCACGCACCGCATTCGCCGACGACCTGAATAACGCGCAGACCGCGCTCGCCGCGATCAGCGCGCACTGGCAGGGCGAATCGCTGGCCGGCAAGACGCTGGTCGTCTACGGGGAGCAGGGCAATGGCGACTGCCTGTGGGCCGTGCGCTTTCTGCCGCTGCTGGCCGAACGGGCGCGGCGCGAAGGAGGGCGCGTGATATTCGGTCACGACGGGCCGTTGCGGCATTTGTTCGAGCGCATTTTGCCCGCGGATTTGCCGATAGAAACCAGTCTCGAAACGCGCCCCGATTTTCATTGCGGGCTGATGAGCCTGCCGCTGCGCCTCGGTATCGTCGACTCGACTGGCTGGGGCGCGCCTTATCTGCAAGCCGATTCCGCGCTGGTGCAAACGTGGCGTGAGCGCGTCGACGCGCACATGGCCGCGACGTGCGGCGGCAATCGCAAAGTGGGTCTGGTGTGGAACGGCAATCCGGAGCATATCCGCGACATGCGGCGCTCGGTGCCCATCGGCCAACTCGAGCCGTTATTGGATGTGCCGGGTGTCAGCTATTTCGCGTTGTCGCCGGGACGGGGTGAAACGGTCGCGCAGTGGCGTGCGAAAGGGCTCGATGTCGTCGACATGACCGGGCATTTCCGGGCCGGTTTCGACGACGTCGCCACGTTGCTGGCGAATCTGGATCTCGTCGTGACGATCGACAGCGGCCCCGCACATCTGGCGGGCGCGCTCGGCGTACCGACCTGTCTGATGATCGATCACGTTTCCGCGTGGTTCTGGGGCGACGATTCGGCGCGAACGGCCTGGTATGACTCGATCGAGGTGTTTCGGCAGCCGCGAATCGGCGACTGGATGCCGGTCGTGGCGAAGGTGCGGAAAAAAATCGAAGCGTTGACGCGCGGTTGA
- the aroC gene encoding chorismate synthase: MSGNTLGTLFTVTTFGESHGPAIGCVIDGCPPGMALNEADIQLELDRRKPGTSRHVTQRQEEDKVEILSGVFEGQTTGAPIALLIRNTDQRSKDYGNIVDTFRPGHADYTYWQKYGIRDYRGGGRSSARLTAPTVAAGAVAKKWLREKFGTEIRGYMAALGEIDVPFVDWAHVRENPFFVPNADIVPQLETYMDALRKDGDSIGARINVVASGVPVGLGEPLFDRLDADIAHAMMGINAVKGVEIGAGFASVAQRGSVHGDELTPEGFVGNHAGGVLGGISTGQDITVSIAIKPTSSIRTPRRSIDKAGNPAVVETFGRHDPCVGIRATPIAESMLALVLIDHALRHRAQCGDVAVTTPKIAASAP, translated from the coding sequence ATGTCCGGCAACACACTCGGTACGCTTTTCACTGTCACGACCTTTGGCGAATCGCACGGCCCCGCTATCGGCTGCGTGATCGACGGCTGCCCTCCGGGCATGGCGCTCAACGAAGCCGACATCCAGCTCGAACTCGACCGCCGCAAGCCGGGCACGTCGCGCCATGTCACGCAGCGTCAGGAAGAAGACAAGGTCGAAATCCTGTCGGGTGTGTTCGAAGGACAAACTACCGGCGCACCAATCGCGCTGCTGATCCGCAACACCGACCAGCGCAGCAAGGACTACGGCAACATCGTCGACACCTTCCGTCCCGGCCACGCCGACTACACCTACTGGCAAAAATACGGCATCCGCGACTATCGCGGCGGCGGCCGTTCGTCTGCGCGTCTCACGGCGCCCACGGTCGCGGCGGGCGCGGTCGCGAAGAAGTGGCTGCGCGAGAAGTTCGGCACCGAGATTCGCGGCTACATGGCGGCGCTCGGCGAGATCGACGTGCCGTTCGTCGACTGGGCGCACGTACGAGAAAACCCGTTCTTCGTGCCGAATGCCGACATCGTGCCGCAGCTCGAAACCTACATGGATGCGCTGCGCAAAGACGGCGACTCGATTGGCGCGCGTATCAACGTCGTGGCGTCGGGCGTGCCGGTCGGTCTGGGCGAGCCTTTGTTCGACCGGCTCGACGCAGACATCGCGCATGCCATGATGGGCATCAATGCGGTGAAGGGCGTCGAGATCGGCGCGGGTTTCGCGAGCGTCGCGCAACGCGGCTCGGTGCACGGCGACGAACTGACGCCGGAAGGCTTCGTCGGCAATCACGCTGGCGGTGTGCTCGGCGGCATTTCGACCGGGCAGGACATCACGGTGTCGATCGCGATCAAGCCGACTTCGAGCATCCGCACGCCGCGCCGTTCGATCGACAAGGCGGGCAATCCGGCTGTCGTCGAAACCTTTGGGCGGCATGACCCGTGCGTCGGCATTCGTGCCACGCCGATCGCCGAATCGATGCTTGCACTGGTGCTGATCGACCACGCGCTGCGTCATCGTGCGCAGTGCGGCGACGTCGCCGTCACCACCCCGAAGATCGCGGCCAGCGCGCCTTGA
- a CDS encoding alpha/beta fold hydrolase, with protein sequence MILTVQHKATYAYTGGKPFDASLPTAVFIHGAEHDHSVWALQSRYFAHHGFSVLAVDLPGHCRSDGPALTTVADMADWLAALLDAAGVKRAFVAGHSMGSLIALDFAGRYPQRVTHLALLATAVPMAVSDALLDAALNREADAIGMVNQWSHSTLAAKPSSPGPGFWLHGMNQRLMERVSASGEPHLFHIDFTACNTYADGLARAAQVRCATRLIVGRRDAMTPPRAAKAVADTLAQAGVAVDTLTLDAGHALMTEQPDATLDALFSLASRPFREAK encoded by the coding sequence ATGATCCTCACCGTTCAACACAAAGCCACGTACGCCTACACCGGCGGCAAACCGTTCGATGCAAGCCTGCCGACGGCGGTATTCATCCACGGCGCCGAGCACGATCACAGCGTGTGGGCGCTGCAAAGCCGCTATTTCGCGCACCACGGCTTCAGCGTGCTCGCCGTCGACCTGCCTGGCCATTGCCGCAGCGACGGCCCGGCGCTAACCACCGTGGCAGACATGGCCGACTGGCTGGCCGCGCTACTCGATGCCGCCGGCGTGAAACGCGCGTTCGTCGCCGGACACAGCATGGGTTCGCTGATCGCGCTCGACTTCGCCGGCCGCTATCCGCAGCGCGTTACGCACCTCGCGCTGCTAGCGACCGCAGTGCCGATGGCCGTTTCCGATGCATTGCTCGACGCCGCGCTGAATCGTGAAGCGGATGCGATCGGCATGGTCAACCAATGGTCGCATTCGACGCTCGCCGCCAAGCCCTCCTCTCCCGGTCCCGGCTTCTGGCTGCACGGCATGAACCAGCGCCTGATGGAACGTGTGTCGGCAAGCGGCGAACCGCACCTGTTCCATATCGACTTCACTGCCTGCAACACCTACGCGGACGGCCTCGCCCGCGCCGCTCAGGTGCGCTGCGCCACGCGGCTGATCGTCGGAAGGCGCGACGCGATGACTCCGCCACGCGCCGCCAAAGCAGTCGCCGACACGCTTGCCCAGGCCGGCGTTGCGGTCGACACGCTCACACTCGACGCGGGCCACGCGTTGATGACCGAGCAACCCGACGCCACGCTCGACGCCCTCTTCAGCCTGGCTTCCCGCCCGTTCAGGGAAGCGAAATAA
- a CDS encoding Mpo1-like protein yields MAQTAHTDHFASFAEFYPYYLSEHRNLVSRRLHFVGSLGVIGCLAMALATGDWLWLPAAVICGYGFAWVGHFFFEKNRPATFRHPLYSLMGDWVMFKDICVGRISL; encoded by the coding sequence ATGGCTCAAACCGCACATACCGATCACTTCGCAAGTTTCGCGGAGTTCTATCCGTACTACCTGAGCGAGCATCGCAACCTCGTGTCGCGGCGGCTGCATTTCGTCGGGTCGCTCGGCGTGATCGGCTGTCTCGCGATGGCGCTCGCCACCGGCGACTGGCTGTGGCTACCGGCGGCCGTTATCTGCGGATACGGCTTTGCGTGGGTCGGCCATTTCTTCTTCGAGAAAAACCGGCCGGCCACCTTCCGTCATCCGCTTTACAGCCTGATGGGCGACTGGGTAATGTTCAAGGACATTTGCGTCGGCAGGATTTCGTTGTAG
- a CDS encoding CBS domain-containing protein, translating into MRVSDILKVKGNTLFTVTPDTTLHEAVNAMAEHDIGSLVVMEYGDLVGMLTFREIIQTLSKNGGSVGTSTIRKVMDDHPLTCTPETDVNEVRRMMLEHHVRYLPVLESRTLMGVISFYDVAKAVVEEQGFENRMLKAYIRDWPEEQQEQQPAR; encoded by the coding sequence ATGCGAGTCAGCGACATTCTTAAAGTCAAAGGCAACACCCTTTTCACGGTCACACCGGATACCACGCTGCACGAAGCCGTCAATGCGATGGCCGAGCACGACATCGGCTCGCTGGTGGTGATGGAATACGGCGATCTGGTCGGCATGCTGACGTTCCGCGAAATCATTCAGACGCTCAGCAAGAACGGCGGCAGCGTCGGCACTTCCACGATTCGCAAGGTCATGGACGACCACCCGCTCACCTGCACGCCGGAAACGGACGTCAACGAAGTGCGCCGCATGATGCTCGAGCATCACGTGCGTTATCTGCCGGTGCTCGAAAGCCGCACGCTGATGGGCGTGATCTCGTTCTACGACGTTGCGAAGGCGGTGGTCGAGGAGCAGGGTTTCGAAAACCGCATGCTCAAGGCATATATCCGCGATTGGCCGGAAGAGCAGCAGGAACAGCAACCGGCGCGTTAA
- the wrbA gene encoding NAD(P)H:quinone oxidoreductase — translation MKDILVLYYSRHGATRELALAIAHGVDSVPGMQARVRTVPPVSTVCEATQPDIPAEGPPYVELRDLEECAGLALGSPTRFGNMAASLKYFLDGTTPQWLSGALSGKPGCVFTSTGSLHGGQESTLLSMMLPLLHHGMLIVGIPYTESALSTTQTGGTPYGASHFARAGTAGQGISADEKNLAIALGARVARTAASMSERP, via the coding sequence ATGAAAGACATTCTCGTGCTCTATTACAGCCGTCACGGCGCCACGCGCGAGCTTGCGCTGGCGATCGCGCACGGCGTCGACAGCGTCCCCGGCATGCAGGCGCGCGTGCGCACGGTGCCGCCGGTTTCCACCGTCTGCGAAGCGACCCAGCCGGACATTCCGGCCGAAGGGCCGCCCTACGTCGAGTTGCGCGATCTGGAAGAGTGCGCGGGTCTCGCGCTCGGCTCGCCCACCCGCTTCGGCAACATGGCGGCGTCGCTCAAATACTTTCTCGACGGCACCACGCCGCAATGGCTTTCGGGCGCACTGTCCGGCAAGCCTGGTTGCGTGTTCACGTCCACGGGCAGTCTGCACGGCGGCCAGGAATCCACCTTGCTCTCGATGATGCTGCCGCTTCTGCATCACGGCATGCTGATTGTCGGCATCCCGTACACGGAGAGCGCGTTGAGCACCACGCAAACCGGCGGCACACCATACGGCGCGTCACATTTCGCGCGTGCGGGCACGGCTGGCCAGGGCATTTCCGCGGACGAAAAAAACCTCGCCATCGCACTCGGCGCACGCGTCGCGCGCACGGCAGCGTCCATGAGCGAAAGGCCGTGA
- a CDS encoding O-acetylhomoserine aminocarboxypropyltransferase yields the protein MSANRFDTLALHAGAAPDPATGARATPIYQTTSFSFRDSDHAAALFNMERAGHVYSRISNPTVAVFEERVAALENGAGAIGTASGQAALHLAIVTLMGAGSHIVASSALYGGSHNLLHYTLRRFGIETTFVKPGDHDAWRAALRPNTRLLFGETLGNPGLDVLDIAAVAQIAHEHRVPLLVDSTFTTPWLLKPFEHGADFVYHSATKFLGGHGTTIGGVLVDGGTFDFDASGRFPEFTEPYDGFHGMVFTEESTVAPFLLRARREGLRDFGACLHPQAAWQLLQGIETLPLRMERHVANTRRVVEFLAAHTAVESVAYPELPTHPDHALAQRLLPRGAGAVFSFNLRGDRAAGRSFIEALSLFSHLANVGDARSLVIHPASTTHFRMDAAALSAAGIAEGTIRLSIGLEDPDDLIDDLKRALKVAQKATQKPAGAAPQTRPESA from the coding sequence ATGTCCGCCAACCGTTTCGATACGCTTGCGCTGCATGCCGGCGCCGCCCCCGACCCCGCCACCGGCGCACGCGCCACGCCGATTTACCAGACCACATCGTTCTCGTTTCGCGATTCGGATCACGCCGCCGCGCTCTTCAACATGGAGCGCGCCGGTCACGTTTATTCGCGGATCTCGAACCCGACCGTCGCCGTATTCGAGGAACGCGTCGCCGCACTCGAAAACGGCGCGGGTGCAATCGGTACGGCCAGCGGCCAGGCGGCCTTGCATCTGGCCATCGTGACGCTGATGGGCGCTGGCTCGCACATCGTCGCGTCCAGCGCGTTGTACGGCGGCTCGCATAACCTGCTGCACTACACACTGCGACGCTTTGGCATCGAGACGACCTTTGTCAAACCCGGCGACCACGACGCATGGCGTGCCGCGCTGCGTCCCAATACGCGACTGCTGTTCGGCGAGACGCTAGGCAACCCGGGCCTCGATGTGCTCGACATCGCCGCCGTCGCCCAGATCGCGCACGAGCACCGCGTGCCGTTACTGGTCGACTCGACTTTCACGACGCCGTGGCTGCTCAAACCGTTCGAACACGGTGCCGATTTCGTTTATCACTCGGCGACCAAATTCCTCGGCGGACACGGGACGACGATCGGCGGCGTGCTGGTGGACGGCGGTACGTTCGACTTCGACGCGTCGGGGCGCTTCCCCGAATTCACCGAGCCCTACGACGGCTTTCACGGCATGGTGTTCACCGAGGAAAGCACCGTCGCGCCGTTCCTGCTGCGCGCGCGCCGCGAGGGTCTGCGCGACTTCGGTGCCTGCCTGCATCCACAGGCCGCATGGCAATTGCTGCAAGGCATCGAGACGTTGCCGTTGCGGATGGAGCGGCACGTCGCGAACACACGTCGTGTGGTCGAATTTCTGGCCGCTCACACCGCGGTCGAAAGCGTTGCGTACCCGGAATTGCCGACGCACCCCGACCACGCACTCGCGCAACGACTGCTGCCGCGCGGCGCCGGGGCCGTGTTCAGCTTCAATCTGCGCGGCGACCGTGCGGCCGGACGCAGCTTCATCGAAGCGTTGTCGCTGTTCTCGCACCTGGCGAATGTCGGCGACGCGCGCTCGCTCGTGATTCACCCCGCATCGACGACGCACTTCCGGATGGACGCCGCCGCGCTCTCCGCCGCGGGCATTGCCGAAGGCACGATCCGTCTGTCGATCGGCCTCGAAGACCCGGACGATCTGATCGACGACCTCAAGCGCGCGCTGAAGGTGGCGCAGAAGGCGACACAAAAACCCGCTGGCGCCGCGCCCCAGACCCGCCCGGAGTCTGCATGA
- a CDS encoding MFS transporter, which translates to MSDRPLPAARRATHAQEAHESQFRLLGQRRFAPFFWTQFLGAMNDNVFKIGFTSLVTYQAARFSGVDPATAAFLISAIFILPFVLLSATSGQIADKYDKAMLTRFVKTFEIAVMLIGGAGFWLHSAPLLYLCTFLMGVHSTVFGPVKYSYLPQHLSKPELVGGNGLVEMGTFVAILVGTIIGGAGAGLVEHGAVVLACACVAIALIGRVASNFVPVTPAPQPDLRINWNPFSETWRNLKLARENRTVFLSLLGISWLWFIGATFLSSFFSFAKNVLSANPDVVTVLLGTFSFGIGLGSLLCEKLSKRRIEIGLVPLGSIGMSVFAIDLFFASHALPPGGHLLSVGEFMARPAHWRVLADLFLLAMFGGFYSVPLYALIQSRSQPSHRARIIAANNILNSLFMIVSSLMAIGLTAAGFSIPAIFLVTALLNIVVATYIYSLVPEFLLRFIAWMLVHTFYRIRLVHAERIPEEGAAVLVCNHVSFVDAIVIMAESPRPIRFVMDHQIFKSPFAGWVFRHAKAIPIAPAHQDAALLAQAYERCAQALAEGELVCIFPEGKLTRTGEMNPFRHGVTEIIKRTPAPVIPMALRGLWGSVFSRANDARWPRPIQKGVMSRLSLAVGEPIDPAQATPEKLQEIVTELRGARK; encoded by the coding sequence ATGAGCGATCGCCCGTTACCCGCCGCCCGTCGCGCCACCCACGCGCAAGAGGCGCACGAATCGCAGTTCCGGCTGCTCGGTCAGCGCCGTTTCGCGCCGTTTTTCTGGACCCAGTTTCTCGGCGCGATGAACGACAACGTGTTCAAGATCGGCTTCACGTCGCTCGTCACGTATCAGGCGGCACGCTTTTCGGGCGTCGATCCGGCCACTGCCGCGTTCCTGATTTCGGCGATTTTCATCCTGCCGTTCGTGCTGCTGTCGGCCACTTCCGGCCAGATCGCCGACAAGTACGACAAGGCGATGCTCACGCGCTTCGTCAAGACCTTCGAAATTGCGGTGATGCTGATCGGCGGCGCGGGTTTCTGGCTGCATAGCGCACCGCTGCTGTACTTGTGCACGTTTCTGATGGGCGTCCACTCGACCGTATTCGGCCCGGTCAAGTACTCGTATCTGCCGCAGCATCTGTCGAAACCGGAGCTGGTGGGCGGCAACGGGCTGGTCGAGATGGGCACGTTCGTCGCGATTCTGGTCGGCACCATCATCGGCGGTGCGGGGGCGGGGCTGGTCGAGCACGGCGCGGTCGTGCTGGCCTGCGCGTGCGTCGCGATTGCGCTGATCGGCCGTGTCGCATCGAACTTCGTGCCGGTCACGCCCGCGCCGCAGCCCGATCTGCGCATCAACTGGAATCCGTTCAGCGAGACGTGGCGCAATCTGAAGCTCGCGCGCGAAAACCGTACCGTGTTCCTGAGCCTGCTCGGCATTTCGTGGCTGTGGTTTATCGGCGCGACGTTTTTGTCGTCGTTTTTCAGTTTCGCGAAGAACGTGCTGTCGGCGAATCCGGATGTCGTGACCGTCCTGCTCGGCACGTTCTCGTTCGGCATCGGGCTGGGGTCGCTGCTGTGCGAAAAGCTCTCCAAGCGGCGCATCGAAATCGGTCTCGTGCCGCTCGGCTCGATCGGCATGAGCGTATTCGCGATCGACCTGTTTTTCGCGAGCCACGCATTGCCGCCGGGAGGGCATCTGCTGAGCGTCGGCGAATTTATGGCGCGGCCCGCGCATTGGCGTGTGCTGGCCGACCTGTTTCTGCTCGCGATGTTCGGCGGCTTTTACAGCGTGCCGCTTTACGCGTTGATCCAGAGCCGCAGCCAGCCGAGCCACCGGGCGCGCATCATCGCCGCGAACAATATTCTGAATTCGCTGTTCATGATCGTTTCGTCGCTGATGGCGATCGGCCTGACGGCGGCGGGCTTTAGCATTCCGGCGATTTTTCTCGTCACCGCGTTGCTGAACATCGTCGTGGCGACCTATATCTATTCGCTGGTGCCGGAGTTTCTGCTGCGCTTTATCGCGTGGATGCTGGTGCACACGTTTTACCGGATCCGGCTGGTGCATGCAGAGCGGATTCCCGAGGAGGGCGCGGCCGTGCTCGTGTGCAACCACGTGAGTTTCGTCGATGCCATCGTCATCATGGCCGAGAGCCCGCGACCGATCCGTTTCGTGATGGATCACCAGATTTTTAAATCGCCGTTCGCGGGCTGGGTGTTCCGTCACGCGAAGGCGATTCCGATCGCCCCGGCGCATCAGGACGCGGCGCTGCTCGCGCAGGCCTATGAGCGCTGCGCGCAGGCGCTCGCCGAGGGTGAGCTGGTTTGCATTTTCCCGGAAGGCAAGCTCACGCGGACGGGCGAAATGAACCCGTTCCGTCACGGCGTGACTGAGATTATCAAACGGACGCCGGCGCCGGTCATTCCGATGGCGCTGCGCGGCTTGTGGGGCAGCGTGTTCTCGCGGGCGAACGACGCGCGCTGGCCGCGGCCGATCCAGAAGGGAGTGATGAGCAGGTTGAGCCTTGCCGTGGGCGAGCCGATTGATCCCGCGCAGGCGACGCCTGAGAAGTTGCAGGAGATCGTGACTGAGTTGCGCGGCGCGCGGAAGTGA
- a CDS encoding FAD-binding oxidoreductase: protein MTQTAFLDTCRDTIGAAQVLTDPHDTAPYLTDWRRRYTGAACAVLCPGTPAEVAALVKLAAGHRVALVPQGGNTGLAGGATPDASGAQAVVSLRRLNRVRDIDPHNNTITVEAGVILADVQRHAEEAGRLFPLSLAAEGSCTIGGNLATNAGGTGVLRYGNTRELCLGLEVVTPQGELWDGLRGLRKDNTGYDLRDLFIGAEGTLGIITAAVLKLHPQPAARVTALAALASPHAALDFLSLTQSVAGPLLTGFELMSDFCLRLVGRHFEQMRYPFAGSHAQVVLLELSDSESEEHARALFERLMETALEKGLVEDAVVAENLTQSQAFWNLREHIPLAQAEEGLNIKHDISVPISRIGHFIEATDAAVAQAAPGARMVTFGHLGDGNLHYNVQAPEGVDAKTFLKQYQSPINKIVYDNVHAHRGSISAEHGLGQLKIDEAAHYKQDVEVQMMRAVKHALDPLNLMNPGKVLR, encoded by the coding sequence ATGACCCAGACCGCTTTCCTCGACACCTGCCGCGACACCATCGGTGCAGCCCAGGTGCTGACCGATCCGCACGACACCGCCCCGTATCTCACCGACTGGCGCCGCCGCTACACCGGCGCGGCCTGTGCGGTGCTCTGCCCCGGCACGCCCGCTGAAGTCGCGGCGCTCGTCAAACTCGCGGCCGGGCATCGCGTCGCACTGGTGCCGCAAGGCGGCAACACGGGTCTCGCCGGCGGCGCCACTCCCGACGCGAGCGGCGCGCAGGCGGTCGTCAGCTTGCGGCGCCTGAATCGCGTGCGTGACATCGATCCGCATAACAACACGATCACCGTCGAAGCCGGCGTGATTCTCGCCGACGTGCAAAGGCACGCGGAGGAAGCCGGCCGGCTGTTCCCGTTGAGCCTCGCCGCCGAAGGCAGCTGCACGATCGGCGGCAATCTCGCGACCAACGCGGGAGGCACCGGTGTGCTGCGCTACGGCAACACACGCGAACTGTGTCTGGGCCTCGAAGTGGTCACGCCGCAAGGCGAGTTGTGGGACGGGCTGCGCGGACTGCGCAAGGACAACACGGGCTACGATCTGCGCGACCTGTTCATCGGCGCGGAAGGCACGCTCGGCATCATCACCGCAGCCGTGCTCAAGCTGCATCCGCAACCTGCCGCGCGTGTTACGGCGCTCGCCGCGCTGGCGTCGCCCCACGCGGCGCTCGATTTTCTGTCGCTCACGCAAAGTGTCGCCGGGCCGCTGCTCACTGGCTTCGAACTGATGTCGGATTTCTGTCTACGGCTGGTCGGCCGGCATTTCGAGCAGATGCGTTATCCATTCGCCGGATCGCATGCGCAGGTCGTGCTGCTCGAATTGTCGGACAGCGAAAGCGAGGAACACGCACGCGCGCTGTTTGAGCGTCTGATGGAAACGGCGCTCGAAAAAGGGCTCGTGGAAGACGCGGTGGTCGCGGAAAACCTTACGCAGTCGCAGGCGTTCTGGAATTTGCGCGAGCATATTCCGCTCGCGCAAGCCGAGGAAGGTTTGAACATCAAGCACGATATCTCGGTGCCGATCTCGCGCATCGGTCACTTTATCGAGGCCACTGACGCGGCGGTCGCGCAAGCCGCGCCGGGCGCGCGCATGGTGACGTTCGGGCATCTGGGCGACGGCAATCTGCACTACAACGTGCAGGCGCCCGAAGGCGTCGACGCGAAGACGTTCCTCAAGCAGTACCAGAGCCCGATCAACAAGATCGTCTACGACAACGTGCATGCGCATCGCGGCAGCATCAGCGCCGAGCACGGGCTGGGTCAGTTGAAGATCGACGAGGCCGCGCATTACAAGCAGGACGTCGAGGTGCAAATGATGCGCGCCGTCAAACACGCGCTCGATCCGCTAAACCTGATGAACCCGGGCAAGGTGCTACGCTAG